From Ascaphus truei isolate aAscTru1 chromosome 20, aAscTru1.hap1, whole genome shotgun sequence, one genomic window encodes:
- the ELOF1 gene encoding transcription elongation factor 1 homolog, giving the protein MGRRKSKRKPPPKKKMTGNLDKQFTCPFCNHEKSCDVNMDRARNTGVISCTVCLEEFQTPITYLSEAVDVYSDWIDACEAANQ; this is encoded by the exons ATGGGGCGCAGAAAGTCAAAGCGGAAGCCGCCTCCCAAGAAGAAGATGACGGGAAACCTGGACAAGCAGTTCACCTGTCCCTTCTGCAACCACGAGAAATCTTGCGACGTCAATAT GGACAGAGCCCGAAACACCGGGGTGATTTCCTGCACCGTCTGCCTGGAGGAGTTCCAGACCCCCATAACCT ATCTTTCGGAAGCCGTAGACGTCTACAGCGACTGGATCGACGCCTGCGAGGCCGCCAACCAGTAG